Within the bacterium genome, the region AGCTATTGCAAAATCTTTCTGCGTTTATGGAAAGTATTATAAAGGCAAAGCCATCAGCAGCTAAGGGGCAATATATTAAAACCATATCTATAGCATCAACGATGGGGCCAGGGATAAAGATAGATGCAAAGCTTATGAAGAAGGCATTAGGAGAGTAAATAAAAATTGCAAATTGAATATGGAAGAAAAGATGAAAAAAGGGCATATTTTAAAACAAGAGATAACGGATAAAATCAAAGAAAGAATAGAAAAGAATAATACCATTATCTTAACAGATATATCTGGCCTCTCTGTTGAGGAGATAACAAGATTAAGGAGGGAGTTTTCAAAGATAGGTGCAATATACCTTGTGATAAAGAATAGGCTATTTATGAGGGCATCTTCTGAAAAAGGCATTTCTATATCTCATAGGCTTACTGGGTCAACGGGATTTCTCTTTTCAAATGATGCCCCTATTTCTTGCAAAACCCTGCTTGGTTTTATAAAAAAGGAGAAAAAACCGTCTATAAAATATGGATTTCTTGACAAAAAAAGGATAGAAAAAATTGATATAGAGCAAATTGCAGCCCTTCCAACAAAGGAAGTTCTTATTTCTCAACTTATATCACAAATCCAGGCTCCAATTACAAACCTTGTTTATACCCTTTCTGGAATTCTTAGAAATTTCCTCTATACCTTAAACGCAATAAAGGAAAAGAAAGAGAAAGAGTCCTAAAAGCCAGAGAGTCTAAAGGGTCAGAGAGTGTATGAATTACAACCTTTTACCTTTAAGCTCCGGGACTCTTTAGACTTTTATTCTGTTTTTCCTGAAATCCAGGGCATCATTTTTCTTAATCTTTCTCCCACCCTTTCTATGAGATGGTTTTTATCAGCAGCAAGTAGGGCATTAAAAACAGGCCTTCCTGCTTGATTTTCAAGGATCCACTCCTTTGCAAAAGAGCCTATCTGGATTTGGGCAAGAATCTTTGTCATTGTTCTCCTTACATCCTCATTGATGACCACCCTTCCCCTTGTTACATCGCCATACTTTGCTGTATCAGAGATTGCCTCCCTCATTCCAGATATGCCCTTTGTATGGATAAGGTCAACAAGGAGCTTTAGCTCATGACAGCACTCAAAGTATGCAACCTCTGGCTGATAGCCTGCTGAAACCAGGATGTCAAATGATGCCCTTATAAGCTCAGAAACGCCACCACA harbors:
- the rplJ gene encoding 50S ribosomal protein L10; the protein is MKKGHILKQEITDKIKERIEKNNTIILTDISGLSVEEITRLRREFSKIGAIYLVIKNRLFMRASSEKGISISHRLTGSTGFLFSNDAPISCKTLLGFIKKEKKPSIKYGFLDKKRIEKIDIEQIAALPTKEVLISQLISQIQAPITNLVYTLSGILRNFLYTLNAIKEKKEKES